The stretch of DNA CGCGGATAGTGAAGTGAAGTGAAGGAAGAACGATTCACACTCATCGTCTCATCGATCAGTtgcagataaaaaaaacaaaaagcagagatctttagggtttaggcaaaacccctcttttaattttgattttgaaaatgttgtCGAATACAACCGAAACATAATACGGTTCGGTTCAGTTATAGACAAATTCGATTTTTGTTGCCTAAGTTGAACCAAAATACTTTAGAAACTCGAATAATATTGGTTAAATTGGATAAATTTGGTTAGTTCGGTTTAAGGTTTTGCAttcttaattgattttttttatcactataAGCTGCATTGAATCATTACAATCCATATCTgcagttaaaagaaaaatgatcaaGATTTTGAAAGGCTTACATGACCAGCTGTGATTTAAGTACCCCCACCAATCCCAAAACATTAAAGAATTTAGTGAAACCAAAGATCAAACACTAATTAAGGAGCCAAAAAGGCTTACATGACCAATCCAACAACTCAGGACCTGCATTGCATCATTCCAATCCTAGTTGGCTTGCTTTTTAAGGTCTAAAATCAAGGTTTTAGatactcaaaaacaaaagcaaaatccTTGACAAGCCTTCTGATCTATGAAACACGACCTCTAGAGAAAATGGCCATCAACTCAGGCACCAGCTCCTTGTCATCATGGTTCCTCACATACCTGTTTAAGAAGGCCTCATCGGTGCATGCCAAGACAGACGACATTGGAGGGAGTTGGCTTCTTAGCAATCCTTTTGACATGAGAGCTTTGATTACGTTACACCTCGGGACAATCCTCTTCTTCATGCTGTATCCAAGTACTGTAGGGAACAAAGCCATCTCTCTTAGTGGCCAATTCATCTTCTCCACCAGAAAtacagtcttcttcttcaccgtctCTGCTGAATATCCAATGCACTTAGGATGGATCTTGGCTATCTTTGCAAACTCATCTCTGCTGAATCCTAGGCCTATAAATGTTTCAATAGAGTTCAATATCTTCTGCTCTGAAGCACCAATGCATTGCGGACACTTCTTGAACACTGAGGGGATCTCTTCTTCGAGTAGTCCACACTTTTTGAGGGTTTCAAACGTCTGAACTATCTTCTTCTCTGAGTATCCAAGAAAGCTTGGCCACTTCTTGAACATTTCCCATACATCACTCACTCCCACACCTAACTTTTCATACGCAGTGACTTTTTCTTCTATTGTTACCTCCCTCAAACCGAAAACAACACGCAGAGCTACGAGAAACTTTGAGGTACTTGGATCAAAACCCATCTCCACGACCTTCTTGAAAGATTCTTGAAATCTTTCTTTTCCACAGACATATTTCGCATTCGATGTAAGCAATGAGAATAACAACCTCTGAGACACACCTAATTCTCTCAAAACCAACAGATTTCTGATTTTATTCTCCTGCTTACTACCCTCCGGCAAAGAATGACATATCTTGGAGCTCTTATCAGCTTCTATAATGACTTTGACGAAATCATAGTATCTACTAATAGTTTGGTCCCCTTTCTTTCCCAAGATTTTAGGAACTGTAGAAACAATCTCAGTGAGCTCAGAGCTCGAAGCTCCTCTGGACTGCAAAAATTGAAGCTTTGGAGCAAGTGTTTTCTCAGCATATGCCATAAACAATCGTGGATAGTCCGTAATGATGCTGGAGATCTGAGAATCAGTGAACCCATAAACCCTAAGAAGGTTCAGAACAGAGTCAGGATTTGACTTGTCCTCGAAGCTGACTTTTTTCGAAATCGATTCTGCGAGCTTTGTAGTTAACCCCAATGAATCAACGAGGTAAGAGACTGTAAAGTTCTTACCTTTACGACCAACTCTAGGACCCAAATCTCCAGCACTAGCGGATGAGAAAAAAGCAAATGGCTTTTGCACTGTAACTCTCAATTGACGCAACTCGACCAACCTTCTTCCATGGAGTATCAGAGAATACATGGCAAATGCTAACACACAGCGAATAAGGAAGAAACTTATGcaaattgatttataaaaaaaacgaaatttagggtttatgagcTCTTGTTGCTTAAAACTTCAAAAGATTTATTAAGTTGGTATAGAAAGAATGCTGAGATGTTCTCTTTGGTATTGTATACTTAAGCTTACTATCGAAAGATATGAAGTACACACAAAAAGTGTCAACCTTTTTCGACTATAGTTTTTCTAGATTATGACCCAAAAGAGGATAATTTGAACCTAATGCTTCATCTGTGCACATGAAGAAAGAGCCAACGATCAAGATACAAGCATGAATTGACTGTAACCCCAAACATGTATTCAAAAGCTCTTTTGCTATATCATAATATCAACCAAAGGAAAATTTACAGTTTGAAGTTATTTTTCAGAGTTGGATTGCATATAGAAAGAATCGGTTCGGATCCAGAGACAtttgtctctctctcagaaAACACAAAGTTCATCAGGCGTCAAGCTAGCATCCAGTGGAACCTTGACtgttaaaaaaggaaagaggTGTAACCTGTTACAAGGCAGTCTTTAGAATGTAACCAGCTGTTATGAGTCTATTGCCAACTGATAAACTCACCTGAGGTGTTCACATACGAGCTGCCTTTTGTGGCTTCCATTTTCTGATGATTCATATAGTGACTGAAACGACTGAACAGAGCATCAGAAACAAATTTTACTTTGTGTTGCAGGAGGACTGAGAAATAGACTCCGAGTGTATGCACTAGCCTTAAACACACGAGAGTGTCTTCTTATGACACTCTCAGGCAGATTGCATACAGAGGGAACTCTGCTTCCCATAGTAAGGCATCAAAGGATTCACTGATAAATCTAAAACTAACAGAAAGAACAACAATCCCTAAAGTTGCTCATTGTTCTCCTTGTAGGTGATCAGTGAGTGAAACTCGATTTCTGGTGAAGATAGCGATTAACTCAGGTACGAGCTGCTTGTCATTATGTTTCATCAcatacttgtttaagaaagctTGATCAGTAGTCATCAACACTGAATACATTGCAGGTAGTTCAGTTCTGATAAATCCTTTGGAAATAAGAGCTTTGATTACATTACACCTTGGTACAATCCTCTTCTCCATGCTTAATCCAAGTACATGTGAGTATGAAACCACAACCTTACGTGGCCATTTCATATTCTTCACCAGAAACTCAGTCTTGTTCTTCACCGACTCTGCAGAACATCCAATGCACTGAGGAAAAAGCTTGACGATCAACGTAAACTCACCTCTGGTGAATCCTAGGTCTAGAAATGTATCAAAGGAGTTCCCTATCTTCTTCTCCGAGAATCCAAGAAACATTGGAAACTTCTTGAATATTACCCATACATCTCCCACAGAAAGGCCAAACCTTTTATAGTCATTTACTTTTTCTTGTATCCTTTGGTCACTGAATCCTCTAATAATGCCCAGAGCATCGATGAGCTTTGAGGTGGTCGGTTTAAAACCCATGTAAACAACTCTCTTGAGGGActcttcaaatctttcttttccaCAGACAAGTCCTTTATCAGAGATGAGCACTGAGAATAACAACTTGTGAGGCATGCCCAAATCTCTCAAAACCGATAAATTTCTGATCTTATTCAACCGATAAATTGCTTACTACCCTTGAGCAAAGAATGAGATGACTTTTCCAACTTGGGAGTCGTTTCCGCTTGTACAGTGTCTTTGACGAAATCATAGTATACACTGATAGCTTTTGCTTCTTTCACTGCCAAGAGTTTAGGAACAGTAGAAACAATCTGAGTGAGCTCAGAGCTTgaagctcctcctcctctggaCTGCAAAAACTTCAGCTTGGGACCAAGTGACTTCTAAGCATCTAGTACAAGCAATGTTGGATAACCCGTAACGGTGCTGGAGATCTGAGAATCTTTGAACCCATAGCTTCTCAAAAGACTCAGAACAGAATCCGGATTCCCCTTGTTCGCGAAACTGACTTTCCTAGAAATCGATTCAGCGAGCTTTTTAGCTAAACCAAGTGAATCAACAAGGTAACAGACTGTAAAGTTCTTTCCTTTTCGATCATCTCGTGAACTCACGTCGCTAGCAATAGCAGAGGAAGAGAAGtaatttgaaaaagaagatCCTTTTCGAAAACGATTCACTGAAACCCTCAAATTATACCATTTCTGCAACTGAACCAACCCTTTTCCATGGAGAATCAGAAAATACATTACAAAGACAATGCAATAATTACTCACACACAGTCTCCTAATGTTGATCTTTCTGAATTTCCATTCAGAGAAACCGAATAAAAATCTCCACCCCAACCTTGTTTTAGCCTTGAAGCTTTTAGCTTTTCCAAGTTATGGAGATGAACTGCGTGTCGGCAAAACAGAAACGCATgttcaatcaaaccaaaccggatGATATTGAGTATTGTTGACCATCCGGTTTAGTCGACTCTCGCGATTTGTTGCTTACTTCGTCGACCCTTTGTTGGAGAAAATGTCCAAAAGTTTCTTTTTACGTCATTTATGCTTCACgcaaacaaattatatacaatCGTTCAAagctatctttttctttttcttttctagacGTAATTGAGTTAAGGTTTCTAAACTAGATTCAATAGACCCGATCTGGTTGTTGTTACAGTGTTCCCTCTCCTACATGTAGTAGCTGAGTGACTGGTTCCTTTTAGATCCACCTTCCCCGTGTAGTTCATTCCATTGTTGAAGCGCTGTCATGTTCGCAGACACTGATGAGACGCTCACACTCACCTGATTCAACACCATTGATAAGAGCTACATTTCTCTGAAAGCCAGAGACAgatatgaaagaaagaaagaaagaaaaaagcacAAGTAAAAAGTCATACGAGGGCAAGTGCGTTTTTGAAATCCTCCATGTTCAAAGCTCGGATATCAGGACTTCCACTTCGAGCTGGAGGAACTCTGCCTTCGGCCAGAGCAGCATCTCGCTCCTACCGCCAAATCCCATCATTAACCATATTTTACTACtatatagagaaattttttgggcaacataaatttagtttccTTGGTTGTTCAACACAAAGACGACTTACAGTTTTTTCCATCTCCAATATCTCCATGATTGGACGGTGGGCAGCAGTAACACATAGATTCTGCACGCACCAAAAGAGCATGTAACATGGAAATTCATGAGCATTACTTTGCATTTCTTATCATTTTGACAGACCATAACAAAGCTGAAGGAGTTACCTTAAGATCGCTTCCAGAATATCCATCAGTCATACTAGCAACTCCATCAATATCCAAATCAGGGGACAAGACTTCTTTTGCGAGAATAACCTTTAATATCTTTGCTCTATCCAGAGCATCTGGTAGTCCCACCATCAACCTGCACAAAAAGTCAATACCATAAACTTTTCACGACATGTCAATTTGATAGAAAGCTTAGTCCCACAAGGAagctatttatatattacctaCGAGGCAACCTTCTAATGACAGCCTCATCAAGGTCAAAAGGTCTGTTTGTGGCTGCAAGAACCAGAACACGTTCCGTTTCCTTTGTCGTCAGACCGTCCCAATATATCATCAACTCCCCCGGTTTTTGGCTTCGGCCTATCATGCTGTCCAGCTACAAGATAGTAAAATATTGGAACTCTGTCAGTGTCAGTAACCTGATTACAAGAAAAATCCGTCCAGGCATTGACCATGAGAAATTACCTCGTCGAAAAAGATAATGCTAGGGGAAATTCTACTAGCCATCGCGAAGACATCTTTGACATCACCCACACCCTTACCAAACCACTGCAATATTGAGAAGAACACAAGTTTGAACAAGAGATTCTGTGTATAAATTGGTACAATTTGGTAGAGTCCAACTTTTAAAGGATATTCTGTTACCCTTGACATTGAGATGTTAATGAAGTTAGCACCAGCTGCCGTTGCCGCTGCCTTTGCAAGCATGGTCTTTCCAGTTCCAGGAGGTCCAAATAAGAGAACTCCTCTACAAGGCTGCACATAGAGAAGTACAGAAGCAGACTGATTAGGACTCCACCAATGCATAACTTTAACAactaaattatagaaaatttctTGTTTTAGGAAAGCCAAATTATCAGCTAGGACATAGTAAAAAGCCTATGTCCATGTATACTGGCACACACAAATCAAAATGTCCACAAAACTTATGAACATGTATACTGGCACACACAAATCAAAAGGTGATCCCTTCATAGATCTGTGATTAATTCAAGGCAGGACATAGTAAAACATTATGGGATTTTACTCAAACCTAATGCGGATAAGATAACCACCTTTGTTAATTGCCCCTTGCGGAAAAGTTCAGGCCGTTGTAAAGGAAGCATAACCAATTCCTTTAAAGTGTCTATGACATTCTCAAGTGCCCCAATGTCATCAAATGTAACACCAATTTCCCCGGGAGAAATAACATCACTAAAAAGCCTCTTTACAAACTCATTTTCTGTCATAATGTCCTGAAAGCAACAGAAGAAAGTAACAGTTGTTACATACTAGGAGGAATTGCCACAGTGAAAATATGTAAACACCAATTCAATTTCCAAGAAGATTTGCTAACCTCGACAGACTTCTGCGGGTTCTTAGATTCATTTAGAACAGTCCGTAAGAGTTCTATTCCAAATTTTAAGCTGCAAGGATCCAAAATTCATACTCAATACTGAAACAGAATACTGAAACAGATATAAGTAATGTACAGGGACAAGCTGCCAATTACCTATCAAGAGACAAAGTAACTCTAACATCTGGATCAGCATCAGGATTACGCTTTATATGGTCACTAAGAGCCCATCCAATGATCTTTTCTGCACCTGATGCAGATATCCAAAGTCAACTTTTTCGAAAAGCATTCCATTGTCAACTCTGGTCATCATGCCGAACAAAGGGAGAGCCATACTGTCTCTTTGAAGTGTAAGATCCTTTGTGCACATCGTCTCAATGCCTTCACACTCTATACCAAATCGTCCCAACACCTAAATCGAGATGCAATTATAAAGTCTTATTAAAGCTTCTGTAATGCCCCTGTTTTAAAACAGGAAATGGAATTGTGCCATGTGAAAAGCAGATAAACTTGTATTGTACACCAGAGAAAAAGTAACATATTCTAGAAAGTATACTATCAACGATTTATTTTTGAGTGACTTGAGATTCAAACAATCAAGTTTTGAAAATAGAGGAATGATAGAGTTATAGACTTTAATGATACGCTATCTCCGCGGTTTTGCCTCCACAATCACGTCTAACAGCCAAAATGCCACAGATATAATTTAGCTTAAATTTTTTGAAGCTAAGTATGCAAATAAGGAATGTAACtaagaaaatcaaagatttctcactgagattgaaaatttgaaatcctTGATTTTCAATCTGACCCATCATATTTAAAACTTATTCCGTGTCTAAAAATGCTGCCATgatctttttttctaattacacACTACATCCAAGAATACAGCAAAAAGTATACCGATACCATATATTCAGATTTCAGATGAAAGACATACCATGCGCAATTGACTGGAATTTGCCTTTATTTTCAAAGCCTCAGCATCACGATCCAACTGACGCTTCCAGGTTGTAAGAAGATCCTCATCCTGGTAATAATTAGCTCCATCAAGTTTAAGATTTTTTGAATGCTTACGTCTACAAGAATAGAGTAACAGACCTGTGGCATGCAAATAGTAACTTTATTTTCAAAGAGATTCGTTAGAAGTTTCGTTGCCGTTGGGACTTCCTTTTCTTGCTCATGTTGTTGTCCAATATCCTGAGAATATTAAGTAAAAGTAAGATTAGTCCCACTCTAGAAGAAACGGGATACCCTCCGTATCAAATATGTTAAAGGCTTGATTCAGAGGAAACATGCAGAACTGAAAACCGGCTAGAAAACAGAACTGATAACAGTCTAAACTCGCAGTTACAACAGGAGCACATTACGTTTTCCCACTGCACTAGACACCAGAATAAATTACGCAGTATAGTCAAAAGGTTATATATTAGAAGTCTACTTCAACCACTAAAACACTGAAACACGGAAATGCAGAATgctctaaacaaaaaaatgtagcaatgttatttttttacgaAATGAGCTCAAGGCATGCAACTGAAGAAAAAGCATCTCATAGTAACTACCTTCTCCTTGCGATTATCAGAGTGCGTCTGTGAATCGATCACAATTACGTTATCTGGGATATCTTCAAGTTTGCTTTTGAATGCAGAGCAAAAATCGGAATTTCCAACAACAAATTTCTCAGcatctttcaaaaatagaaTGACCGGACAAGTTCCGCTCTCATCATGGACAACCTGGAAACAGACGAAGATATAAGCATATGGAAAGTATTAgacgaagaaaaaaatcattactttGCAACTGAAAAGTACCTCAAACAATTTGTCAACAAGTAATTCATCTAGATCCTCGGAACCCGAGCTCTCGAACTGAAGATTAGTAGCTATTAGAAAGACAGACGAAACAGTGTGTGAGACAAGAGCTGCTGAGGACCAGTAACCAGTGCACTACTGAACATGACGTAGACGTACCACTGCAGAAGTACCCATGTCCCATTTCACACAGGTCACCAAGAGTAACTCCATCAGGTACTGGATTCTCAAATCTAACACCCACTTTAGCTTTAGGATTCTCATCAAATACTAAAATTACTTTCCCTCTAATCCCAGAAGGTGGTCCCCTAAATAATATCAAGTAAAGtgaatataaatttgtaaaaagatCTACAAATTTAGATAAAACTATAAGATAGGATATAGATTTTGCGAAAGATATATACTTCTTGGATGTAAATAGAAGTAATTCATCATAAATTATTTGCATTTTCTAATAAATGAAGATACTTTCTTCGTAAGagccaaaaaatataatattcatacTATATAGAAGCAGCTGCCTCAATCAGAACTATCAGAAGAAGCAAACCATGAGGTAGGTAGCCCCCGAcaggactcattgctgaagaaTCTTACCCTGTCACCTGCAAGTGTTTTTTCACAATGAAGTATCAGAAACCCAGAAATCTAAGAAGATTGAAGAACATTATTTTGTTGCAAACAACATAAAGGGGCATGCCTTTCTTCAAAGTACAATTCACTGGATTTCCAAATGAACAAGGTAAAGTCTTAGGCTTTGAGTCTGGACCAGAAGAAGCAGGAGGAGAAGGGCTAGATGAATCTCCATCACCTGTTGACAAAGCCAATTTCTTCCCTCCATCAATGAGCTCTAAACTCTGCCTGGGAAGCTTACATGACTTTTTAGAAGCAGGTCCATCCATCAGTGACTTAAATTCCTCAGCAGTCATAGCCTGCAGGAGATTGCAGAGCAGATGCACCAGGAATTACTCGTAGTTAGGAAAACAGACAAATAAGTGTAGATGCAAAAACTTTCCTCTAATAAACTAACAAGCATATCATCATACATATCTCTAATCAACAACAATATCTTACCCCCAAAATTGGATGGCTGTCAAATATTAGCAATTTCGCCTTGAAGTGATTGGCAAGTGCTTTAACCAATATCTCTTGGTATATTTCAGACCCTGAAACAATTccaaccaaaaagagaaaatgatattGCCGCCTAAAAGCAGTACAGGAACCACATAAGCAAGATACACCACAAACCTGCAGGACCAGAAAGCAATATCCTTGGGTTCAAATTGGTGAAGTCGGAGGCATAtcctttattcttctttttgagaTGTACATGTGAAACAGCTAGTAAAGAATTCTTTGTACTCTCACTGTGATAATAAAACAGAAAGACCTTAGTACAGTACCCATGCAAAGCCCAAAATaccaaagacaagaaaaaaatatgatttgtgtGAAAGACTCCGAAGGGAAGGACAGGGCCCTCATATTTCCTAACTTTAATACTTCAGGAAGGGAATTCAAAGTTATGACAATTCAAAGTTCATAGAAAGAAATGCACATATCTTAAATCTGTAAAAATACCTCAAATAATAAGGAAATTCATCCAGTGAAAATTCCAATCTTTCGCAGTCTACAATACCAGCTTGAATATGTTTCTTGAATTTTGCAGCTAGTTGTGAACCCCTTGTCACCTCGTTTCTCTCCTCTAATATCTGATACTAGCTTTGTTAATATAATGCTAATTATTGTTGATGACGCCAGGGTCCAAGGGAGTAATTACCTCAATTTTGGAATCTTGGTTATGGCTGTCTGCAGCTTTATTACTTTGATTGTTATCAGCCATGCCGTCAAATTCAAGCTTTGCGCCTTCTTGGACCCCAGAAGTAGCAGGATTCTCTGGCGCTTGCCAGCTCATAATGGATGCACGGCTTGATAATCGTAACTCCCGACTCAAGCTTGCAAGGGATGCGAAAATCGAAAGGTTTGATGGATCTCTTGCCTCTCTCTCTAACAGTAGAAATTTTCCTGCAGGAACCTCTTCCATACCAGCTGAGTCTGCAACATTAGGCATCTGCTGATATATCTGGATACAACTTAATGGGAAAACTTCAAAAGGTTACTTGTTGCACATTtcatacagaagaaaaaaaaaggtgggAGGATACGAAAGCATAGCTCCCGCAATCACCAAAAACCAATTCGTCACCAGAGCGTAGCACATGGCTGAAACCCTTGTGGGGAAGTGCTCCATTAATCAGCACAGGTCCCCCGGTTCCTGTGATATCTAGAACCGCTACAACATTTCCATTGCGCTGAACCATGTGTACAAACAATAAATGAGAATACAGAACCAGCTTGTTTTGTACTctcaaaataaaagtatatataaaacctGAATTCTTGTGATCTTGCACAACAAAGAACCGAGATTCTGGCTGTGTATTACTGCGTTGGAGGCTAGACAAGAACCCAGAGTGAAGCACGATCTAGCAATGTAAACGTCTCGATTCTGAAAAATTCACAAGTAAGCTCATCAATGTTTCAGGCAGTATAAAAAAAAGCATCAAACCTATTGAatccatagagagagagagagaggttaaaAATCAAACTTGTGCAGACTGTGATAGCAATCGACACCACGGGGTCTTAAAGACACGATCTTGATAAGTCCATCCGTCAAAAGAAGCATACGGCGGTGGTGCTGAGTCTACTAGttcaatttcaaacaaaatccaaaaacaatcaaacaaaatcaaaagatgaattgaaattttcaatttcaaagaTTGAGTGAAGACGGACGGACCGTGGCGTGGTGGTTTCGCCGCCTGAATCGTGGCGTCTCCGGCGGTTGATGTTgaggtttcttcatcttccaacTGAAACGAAGAATAATATATGCCCAAAATTCGCCCAAATTCTCAAAACCCAGAACAGAAGAAGTTGTTAAGGTCTCCGGAATCAGAAAACCTTTTGGCGTTTGGATGAAAGAAGAGATTCATCGTCGGAAGAAGCTGTATCGCTGTTACCCCGCGGCGGTGACAACAACGCCGCCATTACTGTTTCTTTCTTGATCTCTCTTCTTTCGATTCTAGCAGAAGCGGCGCGATTCTTTAAGAATcaatgtgagagagagagagatgaatttTGAAACAAGGAACCCAAAGAATTATGAATTGTGATTTTATTGGACTTTGTGAGAGTGATGCAGAACCGAGCGTGTGAGTTCTCACGTGTGAAAATGCCACTTGTTGGATGTGACGACGAATCAGTGGCCGAAACGATGTGATTTGAGAATCAATGCGAGTGAGAGATGAATTGTGTGAATTGTGATTTTATGGGACTTTGTGAGTGATGCAGAACCGAGCGTGTGAGTTCTCTCACGTGTGAAAATGGCAACGTGTAAGGATGGAGTGACAGACACGTGGCATTATTGGATTGGACGATCAAAATGGCCGTTAGAAGCTTTATGAGCAAgtattagcttttttttttttttttttctgattatcCAAAACAAATTTATACTAATTTAAAGCAAAGCAAGGATAATGATATTTCTCTCTTAATTAGTTCGTCAAAGCCTTGATGATTGCATTGAAGAGTATTCCTTCCCATGAGTCCACCAGCTTCTGGAGAAACGATGTAGCCTCCAGGTTGAAAGATAGTAAAACTGCAGCGACTAGAACCACAGCAGCAATGACTACAGTAACTTTGAGACAGCCACTTCCACGGGAGAGTCTCCCCAAGATCACTTTGCAGGAGTTGTCAGCTTCTTCGTAAAGAGAACCATTGGCTCCTCCTCCTTGATCAGTGATGGCTTTTTCGTTCTGATAAGCATCATTCACAGGTTAGGTCAGGAGATGAAATAAGAAACTGAGTAAAGGGTGAAATAATTAAGTTTATCTTACAAGAGTGAGAAGCATTACCATTAGCATGAAGTACAACATAGTTCTATTGAGAGTGAGTTTATCACTCGGAGATGATGATAGTTTGAGGTAATGATCCTTCCATTCGCTTACAAGCCTTTTAAGAAGAGCACCACTAGCTTCTTTATCCGTATAATAAAGCCTTTCCCAGAGCTTGCAGCAATCTACATTTTCCGTCAAAGACCAGATAGCGATTGTTGTAGCTTCCTTGGCTAAAGGAGGGTTTCCTGTAATTAACAACGGTAACACTAgttggagaagagagagtgagagagaacaagaagaaaaactcAAAGGTGTTCCATTAGTTACGAATACCTTCTTCTCCAGCTAATTTCAAAGAAAGAGTGAACATTTCTTCAGTCACTTGTTTCATTAAGTTGCTTCCTCGTGTACCGGCAAGAGCCACATCCTTCAACAAGGGATAAATTGCCTCAAACCTCTCTGTAGCCTGTGTGTATACAGATCACATGCTTAGTGATCAGAATCGACAAAACGCATCAAGGTTTTGCACATAATAAAAATCTGATTACCTTTACTCTTGCGGATGAAAGAGGGAAAGTAAGCCTTAGCAAGATCTCAAATGAAGGAGGTGGAATCACCCGTGGTGATCTCTCTGCAACAGATCCATTTACAAGTATAGCCCGAGCTTTTGGATTCGACAAAATTCTGACAAGAAAATATTATGGCATAAACAAGATCAGATTATATTGTATATAGGCAAAGGAGAATTACTATAAGGAAACTCACTTCTCAACCAACTGCATGATGAGATCTGTTTACTGAGGAGAGTAGGTACCGACTAGCGGTAACAAGTTACGCACCCATGAAAACAAGCCTACAGCTAAACTATATCGGGAGGCCTGTCCACACATTTTTACAgttcaataaatataaaaaatatatagatgacaaaaaaacacaaatcacgAACGAACCTGAGCCATCATCCAAACTATAAAGGGAAGCTTGTCCTGTCCCAGATACTTACGCCTAACCCTCATAGCCGGCAATACAATAGCCAAAGCTTTAGGCTTCTTACGCAATACCATTGCTAATGCAACAAATATTGCTACCTTTAAGTTGTTAAAAACACAGTATAATGGAGAGTTAGccaaacaatataattaattctAAGCactagacatatatatatatatatatatatatatatatatatatatatatataggagacaACCTTAGATTTGGATTTAGGAGGAGGTTGTTGTTGCGCAGCTTTAATCTTGGGATGATCTGCTTGTTGTTTGGCTTCTTCCAAACAAGTGAGAATATGATTAGACGCCCACATTACAAAGGCAGCGA from Camelina sativa cultivar DH55 chromosome 9, Cs, whole genome shotgun sequence encodes:
- the LOC104714545 gene encoding transcription termination factor MTERF4, chloroplastic-like, with product MYSLILHGRRLVELRQLRVTVQKPFAFFSSASAGDLGPRVGRKGKNFTVSYLVDSLGLTTKLAESISKKVSFEDKSNPDSVLNLLRVYGFTDSQISSIITDYPRLFMAYAEKTLAPKLQFLQSRGASSSELTEIVSTVPKILGKKGDQTISRYYDFVKVIIEADKSSKICHSLPEGSKQENKIRNLLVLRELGVSQRLLFSLLTSNAKYVCGKERFQESFKKVVEMGFDPSTSKFLVALRVVFGLREVTIEEKVTAYEKLGVGVSDVWEMFKKWPSFLGYSEKKIVQTFETLKKCGLLEEEIPSVFKKCPQCIGASEQKILNSIETFIGLGFSRDEFAKIAKIHPKCIGYSAETVKKKTVFLVEKMNWPLREMALFPTVLGYSMKKRIVPRCNVIKALMSKGLLRSQLPPMSSVLACTDEAFLNRYVRNHDDKELVPELMAIFSRGRVS
- the LOC104714546 gene encoding uncharacterized protein LOC104714546 — protein: MAALLSPPRGNSDTASSDDESLLSSKRQKLEDEETSTSTAGDATIQAAKPPRHVDSAPPPYASFDGWTYQDRVFKTPWCRLLSQSAQNRDVYIARSCFTLGSCLASNAVIHSQNLGSLLCKITRIQRNGNVVAVLDITGTGGPVLINGALPHKGFSHVLRSGDELVFGDCGSYAFIYQQMPNVADSAGMEEVPAGKFLLLEREARDPSNLSIFASLASLSRELRLSSRASIMSWQAPENPATSGVQEGAKLEFDGMADNNQSNKAADSHNQDSKIEILEERNEVTRGSQLAAKFKKHIQAGIVDCERLEFSLDEFPYYLSESTKNSLLAVSHVHLKKKNKGYASDFTNLNPRILLSGPAGSEIYQEILVKALANHFKAKLLIFDSHPILGAMTAEEFKSLMDGPASKKSCKLPRQSLELIDGGKKLALSTGDGDSSSPSPPASSGPDSKPKTLPCSFGNPVNCTLKKGDRVRFFSNESCRGLPTSWGPPSGIRGKVILVFDENPKAKVGVRFENPVPDGVTLGDLCEMGHGYFCSATNLQFESSGSEDLDELLVDKLFEVVHDESGTCPVILFLKDAEKFVVGNSDFCSAFKSKLEDIPDNVIVIDSQTHSDNRKEKDIGQQHEQEKEVPTATKLLTNLFENKVTICMPQDEDLLTTWKRQLDRDAEALKIKANSSQLRMVLGRFGIECEGIETMCTKDLTLQRDSAEKIIGWALSDHIKRNPDADPDVRVTLSLDSLKFGIELLRTVLNESKNPQKSVEDIMTENEFVKRLFSDVISPGEIGVTFDDIGALENVIDTLKELVMLPLQRPELFRKGQLTKPCRGVLLFGPPGTGKTMLAKAAATAAGANFINISMSRWFGKGVGDVKDVFAMASRISPSIIFFDELDSMIGRSQKPGELMIYWDGLTTKETERVLVLAATNRPFDLDEAVIRRLPRRLMVGLPDALDRAKILKVILAKEVLSPDLDIDGVASMTDGYSGSDLKNLCVTAAHRPIMEILEMEKTERDAALAEGRVPPARSGSPDIRALNMEDFKNALALVSVSVSSVSANMTALQQWNELHGEGGSKRNQSLSYYM